The following are from one region of the Polaribacter marinaquae genome:
- a CDS encoding alpha/beta hydrolase: MKYLSLLFSLMMLFSCKQTKQEIVKEEVKKTKINAEVLKSVQLSAGKIIRIDSFPAKHITPRPVDVWLPENYSDEKKYAVLYMHDGQMLFDETSTWNKQEWKIDEVASKLMKEGITKDFIVVGIHNIPEIRWLDLFPEKAMNFLSAEELETLKSFSNSSFGLEDLTGDAYLQFLVKDLKPYIDATYAVHTNKENTFIAGSSMGGLMSMYAISQYPAIFEGAACISVHWVGALPKENNPLPNAIFTYLEKNIPNAKTHKIYFDYGNKTLDQYYPQYAPKVDAIFLENGYTEANYRNLFFEGTDHSEISWQNRIHIPLTFLLKK, from the coding sequence ATTTTCTTGCAAACAAACAAAACAAGAAATAGTTAAAGAGGAGGTTAAAAAAACTAAGATTAATGCTGAAGTTTTAAAATCTGTGCAATTATCCGCAGGAAAAATAATCCGTATTGATTCTTTTCCTGCAAAACACATTACACCAAGACCTGTAGATGTTTGGTTGCCAGAAAATTATTCTGATGAAAAAAAATATGCAGTTTTATACATGCACGATGGTCAAATGTTATTCGATGAAACGTCTACTTGGAATAAGCAGGAATGGAAAATAGATGAAGTTGCTTCAAAATTAATGAAAGAAGGTATTACCAAAGATTTTATAGTAGTTGGTATTCATAACATACCTGAGATAAGATGGCTAGATTTGTTTCCAGAAAAAGCTATGAACTTTTTATCTGCAGAAGAGTTAGAAACTTTAAAAAGTTTTTCTAATAGTAGTTTTGGTTTAGAAGATTTAACAGGTGATGCATACTTGCAATTTCTAGTAAAAGATTTAAAACCTTACATAGACGCAACCTACGCTGTACATACAAATAAAGAAAATACGTTTATAGCTGGTTCTTCTATGGGCGGTTTAATGTCTATGTATGCAATTTCTCAATATCCAGCTATTTTTGAAGGTGCTGCTTGTATCTCTGTACATTGGGTTGGCGCTTTACCAAAAGAGAATAATCCGTTACCAAATGCTATTTTTACTTATTTGGAAAAGAATATTCCGAATGCAAAAACACATAAAATATATTTTGATTACGGTAACAAAACTTTAGATCAGTATTATCCACAGTATGCACCTAAAGTAGATGCTATTTTTTTAGAAAACGGTTATACAGAAGCCAATTATAGAAACTTATTTTTCGAAGGAACAGATCATTCAGAAATTTCTTGGCAAAATAGAATTCATATTCCGTTAACTTTTCTGTTGAAGAAATAA
- a CDS encoding TIM-barrel domain-containing protein — protein MKTLKLFILLLFLSISSFSQNSSRIFQNVDQSKNRLEVHVNDGTYFIEFYSDKIVETTFIPKGEAYTKKSHAVILEPKKVTVTPLITDDKSVFNTTGISVHINHNPFQIEYQFNGEVVTSEKLGYYKSKHVPLENVKGNIVYDFTEKIEFNLTKDEILFGGGSRALGMNRRGNRLALYNRAQYGYETKASLMNFTLPLVISSKKYMIHFDNAPIGYLDLDSKKDNSLTYETISGRKTYQVVVGDSWEDLIENYTQLTGKQPLPARWVLGNFSSRFGYHSQQETEKTIAKFQEEEIPVDAVILDLYWFGKTIQGTMGNLEVDKDSFPDMKGMISRLKNKGVKTVLITEPFILSNSSKWKETAEKGVLATDSVQKPAKYDFYFGNTGIVNIYKKEGKDWFWNIYKDLLNIGVKGLWGDLGEPEVLPYWVNFGTKKADEIHNIYGHDWARLIFEGYQKEYPNERPFILMRAGAAGSQRFGMIPWSGDVNRTWGGLQSQPEIALQMGMQGFGYMHSDLGGFAGANLDDNLYTRWLQYGVFQPIFRPHAQEEVASEPVFRTKETMQLAKKSIELRYKLLPYNYNLAFQNNQKGTPLMRPVFFEEDTPELITNSSTYLWGKDFLITPILKDSVITKQVFFPKTANWIDFYTNEKVEGGQFKMVNVKENSIPTYVREGAFILMSDVVQSTDNYNSDKLQVHYYFNKEKQATKRTFYNDDGETANSFEKGAYEILEFDAAFSKKYLEIEFDVVLGKNWNPKKKEIQLIIHNINFNPKKIKVNGKRKRVSVDSNTLSIPLTWSTDKELEIEISLK, from the coding sequence ATGAAAACACTTAAGCTATTTATTTTATTACTTTTTTTATCAATTTCTTCATTTTCTCAAAATTCAAGTAGAATTTTTCAAAATGTTGATCAATCTAAAAATAGATTAGAGGTTCATGTAAATGATGGGACTTATTTTATAGAATTTTATTCTGATAAAATTGTAGAAACTACATTTATTCCGAAAGGAGAAGCTTACACAAAAAAATCGCATGCAGTTATTTTGGAGCCTAAAAAGGTTACTGTAACACCTTTAATTACTGATGATAAAAGTGTTTTTAATACAACCGGAATTTCTGTACACATCAATCACAATCCTTTTCAAATTGAATATCAATTTAACGGAGAAGTTGTTACATCAGAAAAATTAGGATATTATAAATCTAAACATGTTCCTTTAGAAAATGTAAAAGGAAATATAGTATATGATTTTACAGAGAAAATTGAATTTAATTTAACAAAAGACGAAATTTTATTTGGTGGAGGTTCTAGAGCTTTAGGTATGAATAGAAGAGGTAATCGATTAGCTTTATACAATAGAGCGCAATATGGTTATGAAACAAAAGCATCACTAATGAATTTTACTTTGCCGTTGGTAATTTCATCTAAGAAATACATGATTCATTTTGATAATGCACCAATTGGATATTTAGATTTAGATAGTAAAAAAGACAATTCTTTAACCTACGAAACTATTTCTGGTCGTAAAACATACCAAGTTGTTGTTGGTGATTCTTGGGAAGATTTAATAGAAAATTATACACAGTTAACAGGTAAACAACCATTGCCAGCTAGATGGGTTTTAGGAAATTTTTCTAGTAGGTTTGGTTATCATTCACAGCAAGAAACAGAAAAAACGATTGCTAAATTTCAAGAAGAAGAGATTCCTGTAGATGCTGTTATTTTAGATTTGTATTGGTTTGGTAAAACAATTCAAGGTACAATGGGTAATTTAGAAGTTGATAAAGATTCTTTTCCTGATATGAAAGGAATGATTTCTAGATTGAAAAATAAAGGAGTTAAAACTGTATTAATTACAGAGCCTTTTATTTTATCAAATTCTTCTAAATGGAAAGAAACTGCAGAGAAAGGAGTTTTAGCCACAGATTCTGTACAAAAGCCAGCTAAATATGATTTTTACTTTGGAAATACTGGTATTGTAAATATTTACAAAAAAGAAGGAAAAGATTGGTTTTGGAATATTTATAAAGACCTATTAAATATTGGCGTAAAAGGACTTTGGGGAGATTTAGGAGAACCAGAAGTGTTACCGTATTGGGTAAATTTTGGAACTAAAAAAGCAGATGAAATTCATAATATTTACGGTCATGATTGGGCTAGATTAATTTTTGAAGGTTATCAGAAAGAGTATCCAAACGAAAGACCCTTTATTTTAATGCGCGCTGGTGCTGCTGGTTCGCAACGTTTTGGTATGATACCTTGGTCTGGTGATGTAAATAGAACTTGGGGCGGATTGCAAAGTCAACCAGAAATTGCATTGCAAATGGGAATGCAAGGTTTTGGATATATGCATTCTGATTTAGGTGGTTTTGCCGGAGCAAATTTAGACGATAATTTATATACACGTTGGTTGCAATATGGTGTTTTTCAGCCGATATTTAGACCGCATGCGCAAGAAGAAGTAGCTAGCGAGCCCGTTTTTAGAACTAAAGAAACAATGCAATTAGCAAAAAAATCTATTGAATTGCGTTATAAATTATTGCCTTATAACTACAATTTAGCTTTTCAAAATAATCAAAAAGGAACACCTTTAATGCGTCCTGTTTTTTTTGAAGAAGATACGCCTGAATTAATTACAAATTCATCTACTTATTTGTGGGGAAAAGATTTTTTAATTACACCAATTTTAAAAGATTCTGTGATTACAAAACAAGTATTTTTTCCTAAAACTGCCAATTGGATAGATTTTTATACAAATGAAAAAGTAGAAGGCGGGCAATTTAAAATGGTTAATGTAAAAGAGAATTCAATACCTACTTATGTAAGAGAAGGCGCATTTATTTTAATGTCTGATGTTGTGCAAAGTACAGACAACTATAATTCGGATAAATTGCAAGTTCATTACTACTTTAATAAAGAAAAGCAAGCAACAAAAAGAACTTTTTATAATGATGATGGCGAAACAGCTAATTCTTTTGAAAAAGGCGCTTATGAAATTTTAGAGTTTGACGCTGCTTTTTCAAAGAAATATTTAGAAATAGAGTTTGATGTTGTTTTAGGTAAAAATTGGAATCCGAAGAAAAAAGAAATCCAATTAATTATTCATAATATCAATTTCAATCCTAAAAAAATCAAAGTAAACGGAAAAAGAAAAAGAGTTTCTGTGGATAGTAATACACTTTCGATTCCTTTAACATGGAGTACTGATAAAGAATTAGAAATAGAAATTTCATTAAAATAA
- a CDS encoding alpha-amylase family glycosyl hydrolase has translation MKKLLFLFLIAATISCSQKKAENNKIADKQTKEFTWEGANIYFLLTDRFNNGNLENDINFDRTKETGTLRGFKGGDIKGITNKIKEGYFTNLGINAIWMTPIVEQIHGATDEGTGVSYGFHGYWAKDWTKIDPNYGTKEDLKELVAVAHKNGIRILLDAVINHTGPVTDKDSVWPSDWVRTDPQCQYSNYENTITCTLVKNLPDIRTESNKNVELPPQLVAKWKAERRYEQELKELDEFFERTGHPRAPRFYIMKWLTDYITEFGIDGYRVDTVKHTEEFVWQEFKKECDFAFEEFKKNNAEKVLDNSNFYLVGEVYNYGISAEKAFNFGDKKVNYFDKAFNSLINFEIKWNAKQMAAKDVFSKYDSILNNGLKDYGILNYLTSHDDGQPFDKERKQPYKTATMLMLTPGTSQVYYGDESARDLTIDGAVGDATLRSFMNWNDIEQDAETQKIMTHWQKLGQFRANHMAVGAGRHHLISDENGLIFSRIRNDDKIIAGINLPKGKKVINVKSVFENGDTLHDFYSKKSSIVKQGLVTLESEFDIVLLEKK, from the coding sequence ATGAAAAAACTATTATTTTTATTTTTAATAGCAGCAACAATTAGCTGTAGTCAAAAAAAAGCGGAAAACAATAAGATTGCTGATAAGCAAACAAAAGAGTTTACTTGGGAAGGAGCAAATATTTATTTTCTTTTAACAGATCGTTTTAATAACGGGAATTTAGAAAATGATATCAATTTTGATAGAACTAAAGAAACCGGAACCTTAAGAGGTTTTAAAGGAGGAGATATCAAAGGAATTACAAATAAAATTAAAGAAGGTTATTTTACAAATTTAGGAATCAATGCTATTTGGATGACTCCTATTGTAGAGCAAATTCACGGAGCGACAGATGAAGGTACAGGAGTTTCTTATGGTTTTCATGGCTATTGGGCAAAAGATTGGACTAAAATAGACCCTAACTACGGAACCAAAGAAGATTTAAAAGAATTGGTTGCAGTTGCTCATAAAAACGGAATTAGAATATTATTAGACGCTGTAATTAACCATACAGGTCCGGTTACAGATAAAGATTCAGTTTGGCCATCAGATTGGGTTAGAACAGATCCACAATGTCAGTATAGTAACTACGAAAACACTATTACTTGTACTTTAGTTAAAAATTTACCAGATATTAGAACCGAAAGTAATAAAAATGTAGAGTTGCCACCACAATTGGTAGCAAAATGGAAAGCAGAAAGAAGGTATGAACAAGAATTAAAAGAACTTGACGAATTTTTTGAAAGAACAGGACACCCTAGAGCGCCACGTTTTTATATCATGAAATGGTTAACAGATTATATTACGGAATTTGGAATTGATGGTTATAGAGTTGATACAGTAAAGCATACGGAAGAATTTGTTTGGCAAGAATTTAAAAAAGAATGTGATTTTGCTTTCGAAGAATTTAAAAAAAATAATGCAGAAAAAGTGTTAGATAATTCGAATTTCTATTTGGTAGGAGAAGTTTATAACTATGGTATTTCAGCAGAAAAGGCATTTAATTTTGGTGATAAAAAAGTAAACTATTTTGACAAAGCTTTTAATAGTTTGATAAATTTTGAAATTAAATGGAATGCGAAACAAATGGCAGCTAAAGATGTTTTTAGTAAATATGATTCAATTTTAAATAATGGATTAAAAGATTACGGAATTTTAAATTACTTAACCTCTCATGATGATGGGCAACCTTTTGATAAAGAAAGAAAACAGCCTTATAAAACGGCAACAATGTTAATGCTAACTCCCGGAACTTCTCAAGTATACTACGGAGACGAATCTGCAAGAGATTTAACAATAGATGGCGCAGTTGGTGATGCAACTTTACGTTCTTTTATGAATTGGAATGATATTGAGCAAGATGCAGAGACTCAAAAAATTATGACTCATTGGCAAAAATTAGGTCAATTTAGAGCAAATCATATGGCAGTAGGAGCAGGAAGACATCATTTAATTAGTGATGAAAACGGTTTGATTTTTTCTAGAATTAGAAATGATGATAAAATTATTGCTGGAATTAATTTACCTAAAGGAAAAAAAGTAATAAATGTAAAATCTGTTTTTGAAAATGGAGATACTCTCCATGATTTTTATTCAAAAAAATCTTCGATAGTAAAACAAGGGTTAGTTACATTAGAATCTG
- a CDS encoding alpha-amylase family glycosyl hydrolase yields MKGINSALVTLILIITLGCTSEKKTEIKEKSVSSKKKVVVYQVFTRLFGNTNTTNKPWGTIEENGVGKFNDFTDKALKEIKDLGITHIWYTGVPHHDVIRDYTAFGISNDDPDVVKGRAGSPYAVKDYYNVNPDLAENVANRLEEFEALIDRSHKNGLKVIIDIVPNHVARNYQSLTNPKGTKDFGADDDTSVVYHVDNNFYYTPNKAFEVPDFLNGYKPLGGEKNVLSDLKFEEYPAKWTGNGSKSVKPSFYDWYETVKVNYGISLEGKKEFDELPQGFDNEDYKKHFKFWQDKKVPNSWVKFKDIALYWTAKGVDGFRYDMAEMVPVEFWSYMNSAIKMKNPNAFLLAEVYNPKMYRDYIKKGKMDYLYDKVQLYDTIKHVMQGHGLTDNIPPIQEELKDIEHHMLHFLENHDEQRIASPEFAGSAEKGKPAMVVSTTISTAPTMVYFGQEFGEDGSENAGFGTPSRTSIFDYVGVPSLQRWVNNKQFDGGKSTKQELALRDFYKRLLNFTIKSDALMGNYKDIHKYNRDNTANYSSKILSFVRWSENEKLIIVSNFDDQKEFEFNLEVPANIIKKWNLKDGDYVVKDQLYLEKSFGLKVKEGRGTIDLQINPLESYILKLQ; encoded by the coding sequence ATGAAGGGAATTAATAGCGCTTTAGTAACTTTAATTTTGATTATAACTTTAGGTTGTACATCAGAAAAGAAAACAGAAATAAAAGAAAAATCTGTGTCGAGTAAAAAAAAGGTAGTTGTTTATCAGGTGTTTACAAGATTATTTGGTAACACAAATACAACGAATAAGCCTTGGGGAACAATAGAGGAAAATGGTGTAGGTAAGTTTAACGACTTTACAGATAAGGCGTTAAAAGAAATTAAAGATTTAGGAATTACTCATATTTGGTACACAGGTGTGCCGCATCATGATGTTATACGTGATTACACAGCATTCGGTATTTCTAATGACGACCCAGATGTAGTAAAAGGTAGAGCAGGTTCTCCTTATGCTGTAAAAGATTATTATAATGTAAATCCAGATTTAGCAGAAAATGTAGCAAATCGATTAGAAGAATTTGAAGCTTTAATTGATCGTTCACATAAAAATGGTTTAAAAGTTATTATAGATATTGTACCAAATCATGTGGCTAGAAACTATCAAAGTTTAACAAACCCAAAAGGAACAAAAGATTTTGGTGCAGATGATGATACTTCTGTAGTATATCATGTCGATAATAATTTTTATTACACACCAAATAAAGCATTTGAAGTTCCAGATTTTTTAAATGGTTATAAACCTTTAGGAGGAGAAAAAAATGTTTTGTCTGATCTAAAATTTGAAGAATATCCAGCAAAATGGACAGGAAATGGATCTAAATCTGTAAAACCTAGTTTTTATGATTGGTATGAAACTGTTAAAGTAAATTACGGTATTTCGCTAGAAGGAAAAAAAGAGTTTGATGAATTGCCACAAGGTTTTGATAATGAAGATTACAAAAAACATTTTAAGTTTTGGCAAGATAAAAAAGTGCCAAATTCTTGGGTGAAATTTAAAGATATTGCTTTGTATTGGACTGCAAAAGGTGTTGATGGTTTTAGATATGATATGGCAGAAATGGTACCTGTAGAATTTTGGAGCTATATGAATTCTGCAATTAAAATGAAAAATCCAAATGCTTTTTTATTGGCAGAGGTATACAATCCAAAAATGTATAGAGATTACATTAAAAAAGGAAAAATGGATTATTTATATGACAAAGTACAGTTATATGATACTATAAAACATGTAATGCAAGGTCATGGTTTAACAGATAACATTCCGCCAATTCAAGAAGAATTGAAAGATATAGAACATCATATGTTACATTTCTTAGAAAATCATGACGAACAAAGAATTGCAAGTCCAGAATTTGCTGGTAGTGCAGAAAAAGGAAAACCAGCAATGGTAGTTTCTACAACCATTTCTACAGCACCAACTATGGTTTATTTTGGGCAAGAATTTGGTGAGGATGGTTCTGAAAACGCAGGATTTGGAACACCGTCAAGAACTTCTATTTTTGATTATGTAGGTGTGCCATCTTTACAAAGGTGGGTAAATAATAAACAATTTGATGGCGGTAAATCTACAAAGCAAGAATTGGCTTTAAGAGATTTTTACAAGCGATTGTTAAATTTTACCATTAAAAGTGATGCTTTAATGGGTAATTATAAAGATATTCATAAATACAACAGAGACAATACAGCTAACTATTCTTCTAAAATATTATCTTTTGTACGTTGGTCTGAAAACGAAAAATTGATAATTGTTTCTAATTTTGATGATCAAAAAGAATTTGAGTTCAATTTAGAAGTTCCGGCAAACATCATAAAAAAATGGAATTTAAAAGACGGAGATTATGTCGTAAAAGACCAATTATACTTAGAAAAATCTTTTGGTTTAAAGGTTAAAGAGGGTAGAGGTACTATAGACTTACAAATTAATCCATTAGAATCTTACATTTTAAAACTTCAATAA